The genomic stretch tctaaatatgcagtttaaaTCTAATCTTTCATTGTATTGTTAGCATAGCACCCACACTAAACTTTATGTGGCACTATCAGTACTTTTCATCATACTTTTTTCAAACTGATATCATACCTATTCCTAACACTCATAAACGCCTGTCCAGTTGGCTGTAGTTGGCCATAAAGCGGCTGTGGGTTACAACCTTTCAGGGTTAACAATCCCATTTAAAGCCACTCTCCGTTGGCAAGCAGCCACCTGTACAGGGCCATTTTACACTCATTACCATTCATATCAACAGACTGTGGGCGCATCATGTTCaacctcctctccttttttacTACAGCAGCAATTAACATTTCCTCTAATGCAACTCGGCATTAAGGataacgatttgggaaaaatatcgaATTTCTATCTAATCTAATCCAAGCATTGCAGTTGCGGTTAGATGTATggattatgttttaataataagattgTGTTCAAACgtcatattttaaacacgtccagaagaattgaccaaAGTACTGAAAAattaactgacaaactaatacaagaatcacatctcagaacatgtttgtgcagtgaTAActaacagtttttatgcagaataaaacaggatattttgctgttttttgagaatttttttatatttcaaaaattGCACCATTTGCTATTTGcgttcattcaaattgtgattttgatttgatttctgaTTAATCTTGAGGCCCTACTCTGcatgctgctgctgtcagtctcacTAAGAACCAGTGGGAGTCAGATACCGGCTTTCTATATCTTCGGGACCTGAGCCAAATGCATTGTGTCTGTTTCAGTAGCGCTTTTATCTGCCTTGTTAAAGCGGGATGCCAAATCAGAGTGGAGATTCAGATAGTTGGTTCTGAATTGGCTCATCCTCTGATAAGCCATTTGTTACCATCTGTGCAAGCAGCGGAAAGCCATTCATGAGATAATCTTTGATCATCTAAACAGTGTTTGactcacaacaaaaacaaagtattaacaaGCTTAATTCAAAGATCATGAGGCTTTTAATCTGTCAAATATGTATGCAGCATATCAGACAGGCTTGGTCCTGGGTTGTCAAAAAATCTAtattcagatactaattgatgtTAACCGTGGTATAGAAACTATCCTCATCCTATCATGTAtcctattgattttttttccataggACAAAATCATTAGCGCTGTAGTCGTTTAGTCTGTTAATCGTTGTCTTAGTTGAACTTTTTTAATTAGTTGAGTGCTAATTATGTTGTTTGGATTTTAacgatttatatgggacaacagcagagaggagaagttAGTGACTGAGTTAGCTGAATATtaggtattttttggtatttatagaaaaaggcagattaaactcatgattcaaaaCTTTAATCTAACTTGAATCTAATGTACTGTGaatattctgttgtttttgcatgaccTCCAATGCAGTTGCAGTCCtgtaagtgcagtttgggtcagatacatagagatagtTTTGAGCGTTTCttccacgccccctttttagccGGTTAATCGATCATCACGACACATCTTTAGTGGACCAAGAATTTCCTTAGTCAACAACAGCCCTAATAGAGTATGTTAGCTGGAGTTTGGGAGTGACTGAACAGTTTAAACTCTCTTTTAACCTTTGAAGATGCTGTTTACTAGTACATTCACaagatttttatacttttgagagcttttgccagtgCCACACCGATTAATCTGTGCACATGCAAGGGTTTAGTGGATCAGGTATTTCTTTACTTGGCTATATCGCTACAAAATCGACGGTTTAGTTGCGATCTTCATCTATATCAGAACTTGTACTTGACCACGGTTGCATGACAGAAGCTAGAACTGCAATTATTTTTGTTGACTAGTGCTGAACGATTTGGAAAGAAGatataattgcatttttttctgacaagcactgcaatttcgattagatttgcgatttatgtttcaTCCAGAAATGACAgtgtgaaatatgaactgacaaataaatacaagaatttgctgtttgtggaggaaatgattgtacttcaaaaattgcactTTTGCGATtagctaattgtgtccattcaaattgtgatttcgatttgattaCAGCCCTATTGTATTCCAAATTAGTATTGGTTGTCAAGTATTGAGCCATTTCCTTGGTATCGAGTCTAAAATGTCAGTTTCATGATAACACGCGCTTGTTGATAGATTGTCATGGTTGAAGGATGAGGTCCTTCTCATTGACCCGCAGTATAAATGAGTGTCCCCGCTTTAATGTCTCCTGCTCCTTCAGCGAGTGAGCCCTGAGTCGCCGGCCTGACAGTGTAAATCAGTCAAGACATTATTTTACACTTGATACATGGTGACACCACTTTCACTGCAAAAATCTGTCCATTGATTTTCAGTCACCTCAGCAGCACTAGCAGCAAAACTCGTCTAtgtgacacacagacagacaagcCTACAATGGCACACAAGTCAATTAACATTTAATAAGTTAGAATGTGTACACGGATAAAGTTAAAGGGATGTGGTAAAGGTGAAGAGACCTTTCATTTGAggagtgaaattgagtttgtcatttgtagctttaaaggtgcactaatcAGGTGAGTTATAGGTCAGATGTGTGGAAAAACGATCAGACCCATTTGTTCTGTAGGTTGTGGCCcatgccattttgttttgacatgGGTTACAGCCTACAATAGCATTTGTGTTAAGAAAATAAGCAACCAGAGGAAATTTGAGGTTTCTTTACACCAGAATACTGCAGTATTTTTTCCATAATAATGTAATGAATGTTAAATAGAAAAGTTGAATGCCGTACATACCAAGCATccaaggcaaagcaaaaacatctccatggtggcgGCCTTGTAACCCGACTCacgccagattgatatgtgtagcactctgaattgagtaCATGCCAAGATTGATCTACAGTATCGCGAGAATCCAACTTGCTGTGTAAGGCTTGCGGCTGTGGACCTCCCACTGGAAAAGTTGCTGATGTACTGAAGGATTATGTACCAATTATGTATCTATGTATCCAGCTTATAAAGTGACGCTGACTCGCCAATTACTGTACGTGATTGGATCAACACATATGACTAGCTCTTCACAGATACAGCTGCTCATACATTCTACACTGTATGACTCCTATGATTATAATTCTCCACCATCCACAGTAACATTAACTGTGATATAAATCCATTTGTTTTCAGGCTGAGGAGACGTGCATTTTCTGTTGTAATGCTGTAATTGAACGGTGCACATTCCCATGCCTGCTGTTCTTTCCCCTGTTGTCTTGCTGCGTGGGTGGTTGTTTGCCTATCAGGTGCTTTTGATGAAGAAGCTGCATAAACCCAGGGTGGGACGACTCTGCGCGGGGTCCTCCATCAATCTTTCCAGGCAGAGACTCCATCTGTCTCTTCCTTTAAACGCCCACCCATTCTGCTGCTGTTCCCCCAAAACACTGCAGCGCCTCTACCTCTGCTGCAGCTACTGTACGACTTACATCTGATTCAATTATTGTAATATGATTTGTGATTTAGCACAGCACTTGATACAAAATCTTGCTCTGTCATCTTCTCGTACCAAAGTAGCTCATGGTGTTTCTCAAAGTTTTTATGAGATTAAAACAAACCTTGAGTGGGTAATTACAAAATGGTCTTTTTCTTTGGCAGTTTCATTCCTGCTCTGCGTTCTTGTGTGATTTAGTGATAttgttttatgtcagatgcccttccttacaCAGCCTCTTATCCACGCTTTGCACTAGTGTTATCAATATAAAAATGACAACCTTTGATTCTAAAGACTGGgtactcaatacagattttgAACAAGAAAACAGAATAAGATAGATTTAATTGATATTATGATGTGGTCTTTTACTAATTCTGACTATTCAAGTAAGGTCCAACTTTATTCtatgcaagtttattttttgctctcTATACAGTATTATTAGGCTGGATTTATTACATTTTCCCCCAAAAGCCAGTTGACCTCTAATATTGTTTAAAGACcacacttgttttgactgaaatctgaacctGAGTGGGCTGGTTATGATTAAATGAACACTAGAGTTTAAATGCCCAGTGTATTATCACAGTCTGTAACAGCAGTGGAACATTAGACTCATGATGATGACtcttgtttgttctgttttgtcctTGTGCCTCTTGTGGATGTAAAACTGTTTGCTGCTCTGGGGCTGGCGTCATGATCTCCCTGTAGGCTCAGCTCTCACAAACTCACCACTGCCATTCACCAGCGTCTTTTCTTTTCACCGTTTTCTGTTACTTTAAAGTGCTGAAAATCTCCAGCGGGCAGATCAAGCAGCTCAAGGGCTTAACTTCTACCGTAAACATGAATGCATGTGCATATATTTGCATCAGTCACATTTTGAGACAGGATCTGTGTCCACTAAAAGCAAGAAGCTGTCAGTTATTAGGACGTATCTGCTGCACATTATGCTCCACCTTCTTTACAGTTTGCGCGAGAGGAGTGAGCTTGTATGtacagtaggcctgtcacgataattactacagTAACTTATCTTTCAATagatgaaagctggaacaatattttttggggctcAGAATTCTGCacagtttctttgcaaaagtggtgagggttttgttattttagctgtaatacgataagatttgagctgtagaattTGGAATAAGTGACCTTTATGGCTAATTACTGCTtcattttgttattaatgtgctgcagctcaggccttttaatgagacTGTCTATTTGAAAAttatttactgggattatcttgcattattgtttttgtgtcagtggcaaaaattagtttcaatatcgtttatcgttacACATCTacttgtatgtttgtgttttgtttacctttttctttacacatatacatacatttttattgactAATAATACATTCATGAATCGAATAAAATACTGACTCTATACCATGTTCATGATTTCTTACTTCTTGAGCTTGATCAGAGTGGAGCCTGTTAACTCTCTTTCTGCAGTAAAACCGTTTTTCCATTACGTATTTTCTGTTGTCCTTGCTCTCTGTCTGGCATTTGAATGTGGAGCTATacagttattatattatatttaaccAAAAAAGTGAGATTCAGAATGTTGCAGTTAAATCTGGGGCGTTCTGGGCACTAAGCTGTTTCactatatttaaaatgatgGGGAATGGTTGTTCAGCAGTGCACATTTACGTTACATCTCAGTACAGACGCGCTGCCACGTgctgacattttattttttattagagcTGGAGTGCCTCCTCTCATCTGTGAGACTGACCCCAGCTGACCACGACGAATCACAAATGTTCATGTAAAATGCAGaagattatttaaatacatCTCATTTGCGTCTTTATAGCTctttgcctgtttttttttttttttttttgctcctggCAGCTAAATCTCTGTTTGAGTGAGAGCCTGTTTACAGAGTGTGTGTGGGATAAGTGATCAGAGCGATAGTGACTTCCACCATGATAAATCTGGGTCAATGTTACCCCCACCCCCTCCACCACAGGCCATCGTGAGAACggagaaaaagaaaggaggaAACCCACAGCAGACTGAACTGTGCGCCGTGGACTTAAGCATGGCCACACAGGAACCACTTCCATGGGTCGGTATGGGCGCTCTGCTGGGACAAAAAGCTTCTCCCAAATGATTTTGACATGTTTCCCTCTCCCAGTGCACTGTGTGGTTTACATGTTCAGATTTGTTCCCTTTTAATATCTCCTTATCTGCTTCGTTTGTGTCAGCTACTGTTGTCTTCACTAACTATCCTGACCCAGTGGTGACTGTGCAtctatgtgaaaaacagaataacaaactgaaatattcccCATTGTATATATGAAACAAGTTTGACAATTTGGGAATTATTCATCATAGATCAACTTTCACTTTTCTAGTTTATTTATCAATCCCTTATGGCTGGAGTTGTCTTCAGTTCTGTATTGAAATGGTATTCTAAATTCACATGAAGTAGAAAGACTTTTTATAatagtctttgttcatgctttagtAAGGCCAATTAAGGTGTACTTATCATAAAGTGGTATCCAAATGTCGTTTCACTCAAGTGATTCCTAAAAAACACGACTTTTGGTAAGTCATTAACATTTGGGTTTAATATATCAAACACAAATGAGACTGTATTTTGTTGCCAATTCCAAGGCCATCTTTGCCAAAGCATCCCTGTACAGCTCAAGCACAAATTAAAGTACTTAatcaacaaaacaactccagcgTGTGGTTGATTAATTATATTTCGGAGGGTGGATGTTTTGCTAATGACTGTAATTTTTCTTTGTTAGCATTTCTTGgaaataatatcaataatacCAATTAGCTTGAGAGTGAATTTATCCCACCGctaatgtgtaaatgtgacacaatgctttttatgtattttattacatgTTCACATCTATAACATGCCTAGTGTTTGTAAAGTCATTGCAATGTTGCTACTTCctgattgtgttgtattgttttgtatgtgtGACCTTTCGCTTATATCAAGGCCTGGACCATTGCTCATTTCACATTGGCCTGAAGGAGACAGATAACTGGGGATGTGgttacaaacacacatttttaggCACAAGTTGTTTCAAAAATCCCATTATGCTAGCTGTAATGGACATGTCATGTTTCATATTTGTTTATGTCTGTTTGAGTTGATTgagtgtgtttttcagtgtgacATATCCTGACAGACAGGATAGTTGTCAGTTTTAATGTGTGTGGTCTTGTGAGGTTCCTCTCTCATTAGGATTAGCTGGGATTTTGCTAATATTTACAAGATGTTGACTATGCAAGCTTGGGTTTTTATAAACCTTCACCAAATAATGAACATGGATAAGCTGGGCCTTGACATAAGCAGGTAACGGACTATGAGGTACATGTTATTCATAGATTTAACTAAGCACTCTAGTTAAATCCATTAATTCTCCAGTCAGAGCTGCACATGGACCTCTATAGATGTTACCTATTTTCCTTTCACATTTTGCAAACTGAAAGGAGCACAaaatttgcttttgtttgttgtatacTACTgacttaaagatacactatgtaacttttctgggggagggttaccacctgcttgtttccactgatttgctttgaatgttctgcagtatggcattaaatatatttatcatttttgagttttcaaatgtaattgaataattgcaagattgataagtttaatgccatactgtggaagatccCATGCAAAGAGAGAGACTAGCAGGTGTCTCACCAccaaccagaaatgttacatagtgcccctttaaagatATGCAACTCCTAAAGCTCTGCTTCTGCAATGATGACAATGTAAACTGTAAGTCAAAATACTTTCTCAAAATGATATGATCCatcaaaaatgtttgttttctttgatCTATTGAATTAGAAAGCTTGAGAAAGGCATTATTTTGACTTAACCATTTAACCAACAGTTGATACCAGAATTCCCTGTGTTCTAAACTGTTTCTTGTTACTTTATATTTCATTTGTATGTTAGTAAAAATGGTTAGGTCAAGTCTTGTCACAGTAATTACTTGCCAGTATATTCTTGTGTAGCattatatcatgcttcaaaatgtgttattgtgacagatctAATCAATACATGAATattaaaaagataataaaagcATTTAAATATTACTATGACCAAATGAAATATAAAGTGCATCATCAGTGAAACTACAACACTCTTACacagtcttctctctctctctttatcaacCAGCCTCCCACCGGCCCAGATGCCTCCGCTGCCCCTCGACGAGCGCATAGTGGTCATCCAGCGCCCTAAGACCTTGGCCCTGTGCGAATCATCCCCCCAGAGCGTCCCACAACACTCCTCACACATCTCCACCTCTGCTAACGGACAAATCGCACATTCTTCTCAGTTCCATCCGCCCCAGTCCAACTTCTACTCCTCGGCCTGCAAGTCTCTGAGCTTGGAATGCAAGCGGAGAGGATCTCGAGTGCAAAAATTCCCAGGAAACCAGTCTGTTGTGCCAGCGGGGGTTAGACACACCCCTAGCCACTGTCATAGCAATGGCACAGTGACCCTACCATCCCACACGCATACTATTGATATCAGAGTGACACTAGACAAAGGGGGGCGAGGACCGGGACATAGTAACTCATTGCGGGGCAGTGCCAAAGGTAGCAGAGGGAAATGCGTCGCGTCACAAGTAGATCAAGAACAATGTAATAGGAAGTTGCAAGTACCTACAGGGAGATCGGATGGAGCGGAGAGATTGCAGCGAAGTCACCAAAGACAATTGAGCTTATCTCCTGGAGGGGGGCTGCAGTTTGTCCCGGCGCAGTCCCAGACAAAATTCAGGGGTGAAAAGGAAAGCAGCGCCTACCAGATCCGAAACAATCAGGAGTATTCTTCTTTGGGACACAAGAAAAGCTCCAAACTGGGAACGGTCCATCAAAGCCATAACACTCACAGTCTACCTTACCAGCACAGCTCTGTCCCTGTACCCCATGCCTCTATCCTAAACTCAAATTTCACCCCATCTCCTCCCTCCCAACCTCCCCCTGCTCCCGCTCCTAACCCATTTCAACAGCTCAGCCAGCCTCGTCCTTCCCGACCTCGAGACCCCCGCTCACACCTTCTCCACGGGTTACCCCTTTCCCCCTGCTCCTCGCACAATGGCACCTTCCCGAGTCCGGACCACACCTGTACCATCGACTGCACCCATCCGTTTAGCTGCGGTTGCTGGCGGCTGCTGAGATGCAGAGGGTGTAAAGGTCGATCGTCAAGTTGCCAGGGAGGAGGCGGGAGCACATCTACCTCGTTTTCCTGTGTTCATAATGTCGCCGCAGTCAAACGAGGCAGCAAAGATATGAAACATTTAACTGGCTGTTTATCCACTGCTTCAACTACCAACACCTCTTCTTCTAATAGCACTGTGTCCGATTGTCGTGGAAAAATGTTTAAGCCTTGTCCGTCCTGTTCCGGGGAAGCAAGCACCTACGAAAGTCCGGCTATACTTCGAAAAAGACTGGTAGGAGGGTGCTTGCCGTGTAACCCGCTGTCATCTTCTGGTCCGATCCGAGCGTTGCAGAGCTGCGTAACAGGTTGCAATCCCAAAACTTCCCAAACAGGCAGCTCCACTTGTAGTTATTGCAGCAGCGACCCAATAGTCGTGACTTATAATCCTCGTAGGGCCAAACCTCCAGCAGCAAGAGCGATTGGAGGAGCTCAGCCTATGGGAATGTACGATGATGATGACTACAATGTCCGTAATATCTGGCCCGAAGAACTGGCCAAAAAGATGGCACATTCCAAATCACAGAATCTCCGTCCCGGTATAGGAATGGGGAACGCCTGCCCAAATCAATCCCAAAATATCACCAATGCAACAAGTTTGCTTTTGGACTGTCAGAATCTACCGGAATACGGACACGGCACAGATTATACAGGAAGACGCAGGTTTCAGCAAGGAAAAATGTCTGCCACTTTCGACTTCAAAAGTTACAGATCGGGGTATAATGACGGCCACAACTCACTGAATAGACTGATTACTAAGGAAGATACTGGACTCAGGGAGCATTTCGACAATGACCAGGACACCGCATATCCTTGCCCTCCACCTCGTCCTAACTCTCCCCCGTCACCTGTGTCTTTCTCGCCTCCACCCTCTGCACCCAGTACCCTCATTAAACCCAAACCGAGGCCACGGGATGGGGGACACTCTCTTCCCTCTGCCCAGTCACTGCACCTGGCCCTGAACTCTTTCAACAGAGGGCTAGACGAAGAGAACAGCAGAAGTAAGCACAAGTTATTTGGTTTAACAATTTAACAAGTGTTTCTTATCTTCTTGACTCGTTTAGATGTATTAATAGTTAGTTAATAGGCCTATAGATATATCAACAAGTTAAAAAATCTCCATAGACATATCATTTAATTTGGAAAAAGTCAGAAATATGTTAAAACGGCCATTTCCAAATTTGCCTTTGTTGTAGCTTTCTTGTCAACCCAACAAACTATATAATAATTTGCACTATATTCAAACAAGTATGTATTAATTTCTCCTTAgatttacatataaaaacatagattAATAATGGAGGAACAGTGTATGTTAACACTTAGGGAACACCTGCCTTACAACAAGTACTAAGATGTATTAATTTAGACCATATTCTATTTTTGTAGTGTATGAACATATCAATCAGATCATGTTTACACTATAAATATGCAAAGAAATTACAGCTTAGTTCAAACATAGCTTTAGTTTTAATGTGATACACTAGTTTTAATGTGATTAACACAGTGTATTTAGGGTTGCTTTAGGCTGTGCGTTTGTCTAAAGTAAATGCATTACTGTCATGGGTTTGGCTATTTTTGGATCTAATTGATTCACCGTTGATACTGTGATGCAGCCACCAGTGGGAGTATCTCTCACATACACTTTTTCTAAACAACCAGATGGTTACCCAAAGATTAGACtccacaaaaataaatgacaaaaaatatatttagtcaaaaacaggaacaaagaaataataatgtaaatgaTTTTTTGAATAGCCACTTCTCGTGAATAGGACTCCAGGCGAGAATGTGACAGATCTGTGTCTAAACGCTTCATTAAACGGGAGACCAGATGCTCAATACAACATGATTATTTCCAACTTTTCTATAATAACTGTGATTGTAATTAATGATACAGTTATAATCCTGGTCCCACATAGCACAACtgtaaatgttgtttcctccagGGCACCTCaccctgcccctctcctcctcgctgccGGCCTCACTGTCCGACGAAAGTGTGATGACTCCTGATGCCGAGAACGCCGTCATCAGTCCCATCCTGCCTTTCCTTTATCTCGGGAACGAACGAGACGCCCAGGATTTGGATCTGCTGCTCCGTATCAACATCGGCTTCGTGGTAAACGTCACCACACACCTACCCCTCTACCACCAGAAGGCCGGTCTGCGCTACAAGAGGCTGCCTGCGACCGACAACAGCAAGCAGAACCTCCGGCAGTACTTCGAGGAGGTCTTTGAGTTCATTGGTGAGTGCTCCAGttttttgttaaaggtgcacgatggaggttctgccacctctccatagagataataTTGATTTGCCATGTTCCACAATCTGGccttaaacatatttatctccatggggacaagcagatgacaccaccaggccaagtaaaATTTAAATGATGAATGACAGTGGTGGTATGTGAGCTGATGGTACACTAATTCTAGGCTAAATTAATTTAAAGACAAACATATCCAGATGTTTTCTCCTTTTTGAGGTTTAACTTTGTTTAGAACTTCTGTTGCAGGGTTGTGATCCtattttaaaccttcatttttcTTAGACTTCATTTTGCCCTAGTTCAGGCCTGGCACAGTCCTGTTAGTCTTGTTTAAATCTGGTGAGACAAAAGGATAATTAAGCCTATTTTCTTAAATGgcacttggtgtgaaaagtttgcgAACCACTGTCCCATTACAATCTATTCACAATAATGGAGCACTATCTTCACGTTCTCTTCAATATAATCGATTTTCTTCATCCCCAGAGGAGGCATATCAGAGTGGGCAGGGCGTCCTGGTGCACTGTCAGGCCGGCGTGTCCCGTTCTGCCACCGTGGTCATCGCTTACCTAATGAAGCACACCCTCATGACTATGACCGACGCCTACAAATACGTACGGAGCCGACGGCCGGTGGTCTCCCCCAATCTCAACTTCATGGGTCAGCTGCTGGAGTTTGAGCGGGACCTGAACTCCGGAGTGACCCCTCGAATCCTCATGCCCAAACTTAACGGAGTGGAGACACAGGTGTGACCAAGAAGGAGAACAGAGTAGAGGGTCAGTCCAATGTTCCCACAAGTCCATGTTTGTTAGAAAAGTCTGGACAAAAAGGGTTCTATGTTCCCACATTTTAGGGTCATTTAAGCATTTTCTGTTATAGCTTGCTCTTTGTTGTATGGTTGTAGTAATGgtcaattttagggctttttttttacagtaacgATGAGGCTTAGGGGTATGTTGTAGGGCAGGGTTATTCAACTTAATTTTCATGAGGGACACAGATTTTTTGGAGAGCCATGGGGTTGCACAAAGATTCCCCAACACTaggtctgtttaaaaaaaagataaagtaaaataaaaaaggattAACTAACATTTCTATGCAAAATTGCCTAGACTAGTACCAACACAGGATTAAACTACTAACATAGAATAAAACCAGGAGTAACTAAACTGGGAAACaacagaaaatatttgaatGAAATATCTAAGTAAATCAACAACCGTCTTCCTGAGAAAACATGGCTGTGGAAACATAGAGTccttttttcacaactttctaaGAAACGTGGGAACATAGACAAGGGAACGTAGGTTTGCTCCTCAGTGTAGGCTGGAGTTCTACAAAAAAGCCAGATTTTATAAGAAACACAACAAGATGGTGGCCTGTTCAGtaaatagtgcacttttaatactGTGAAACTGATTGGATGGATAGCTGACAGATGAATCTTCTCCCATTACACTGTTTTTATGATATTGTgccaatgttttatatatattccTTCAGGCATCAAATAGCTCTTCCATTTTGTTTCGCATTTCAAGCTTCACAATTGcatgaagaaacaaaacattgagACAGTTTAccgtttcattcataaaaaaaacagcatatgTAGCAACTCACAGGCATCCCAAAGCACTTTACTGCCCATCTGGTTTGTAGCTCAACTGACAGCCTTTAATCACAGCTGTATCCTATTTGCTATACACAGAAAACCGGACGTATGCTGAAGATCTGAATGGCATTTAGTTCAGAATAAGCAAACGGCCAACAGAAAGCAGGTAAAAAACAGGTAGCACATTGGTAGCACACGGCTTAAAatactactaaaataataacagttttaaCCATAAGCTTCTATACCATGCTTATACAGACCACTTTTAACTGTGCGCACTTAAGTTTACAATTTCAAGACCAATCCTGAGCTTGTTCTATTTTGAATTAATgctctttatttttactctaaGCAGAGATGAGAATAACTGTGCACTGGACAAGAGCATGAGATGAATAGATAGGAACCTAACATCACTTTATTGGTTTGCCTTATGATCCTCGTTCCTGTTTCGTTCATGACTATGCATTACCCTGACTGTAAAGGCATTTGTTTGAAGTTAAATTAACTCACTGTGAGgttttttatattgttaatgCAGGCCTCAAATCCTCTGCTTTATAATCGGCTCTAACTTGGTGTTCCTCATTACAGGAAATACAGAGCAAGTATGATCATTTTATTAGTTTCAAATTGGCATTCATTAAGtacattaatttattattatttgattttgtgttttttgtgttgttggaAAAgatcattttgcacattttgcatactttttaaattattgaaaTGGTA from Periophthalmus magnuspinnatus isolate fPerMag1 chromosome 14, fPerMag1.2.pri, whole genome shotgun sequence encodes the following:
- the si:dkey-175m17.7 gene encoding uncharacterized protein si:dkey-175m17.7 codes for the protein MPPLPLDERIVVIQRPKTLALCESSPQSVPQHSSHISTSANGQIAHSSQFHPPQSNFYSSACKSLSLECKRRGSRVQKFPGNQSVVPAGVRHTPSHCHSNGTVTLPSHTHTIDIRVTLDKGGRGPGHSNSLRGSAKGSRGKCVASQVDQEQCNRKLQVPTGRSDGAERLQRSHQRQLSLSPGGGLQFVPAQSQTKFRGEKESSAYQIRNNQEYSSLGHKKSSKLGTVHQSHNTHSLPYQHSSVPVPHASILNSNFTPSPPSQPPPAPAPNPFQQLSQPRPSRPRDPRSHLLHGLPLSPCSSHNGTFPSPDHTCTIDCTHPFSCGCWRLLRCRGCKGRSSSCQGGGGSTSTSFSCVHNVAAVKRGSKDMKHLTGCLSTASTTNTSSSNSTVSDCRGKMFKPCPSCSGEASTYESPAILRKRLVGGCLPCNPLSSSGPIRALQSCVTGCNPKTSQTGSSTCSYCSSDPIVVTYNPRRAKPPAARAIGGAQPMGMYDDDDYNVRNIWPEELAKKMAHSKSQNLRPGIGMGNACPNQSQNITNATSLLLDCQNLPEYGHGTDYTGRRRFQQGKMSATFDFKSYRSGYNDGHNSLNRLITKEDTGLREHFDNDQDTAYPCPPPRPNSPPSPVSFSPPPSAPSTLIKPKPRPRDGGHSLPSAQSLHLALNSFNRGLDEENSRRHLTLPLSSSLPASLSDESVMTPDAENAVISPILPFLYLGNERDAQDLDLLLRINIGFVVNVTTHLPLYHQKAGLRYKRLPATDNSKQNLRQYFEEVFEFIEEAYQSGQGVLVHCQAGVSRSATVVIAYLMKHTLMTMTDAYKYVRSRRPVVSPNLNFMGQLLEFERDLNSGVTPRILMPKLNGVETQPVFMSVCTRIGGFVGHEHMIIMAWFGLLTVEYIGMKGDTPVNSTMSVGQARKLVEQLKIEASFCRIKVSKAAADLMAYCDAHVCEDPLITPVPTSENPFREKKFFCALL